DNA sequence from the Glycine soja cultivar W05 chromosome 18, ASM419377v2, whole genome shotgun sequence genome:
TTAATggaaaaagttaagaaaatggGTCTGGCTTATTCCCCCCATGATGCTTCATCAGTTGCTCTCTAcctgttttattctttttaacttttcatTGTTAAAATTTTCACTATTTTCCCTGTAACTAGGAGCTGTTTGAGTAATGCAATGAACTAGTTGCGCTTGGAGAATATACTTGTGCCTAATCATTTTCGCCACTTGCCAGAGCAAGGCCCttcttttttctcataaaataaaacacattaGGCATATGCACGTAacatgtatattttttcttttcaaaggaTTATTCATTCAACCGCACGCACTTATAAAAATATAGGAAGTTTAAAGAAGAACATTACAACAACAAATCAGGCACACAcgtaacacacacacacacacacatatatatatatatatatatatatatatatatgttgtgttaTCTAGAGTAAAGATAGTTGGGCTTACTGAagtaatttagttattttgtagtAATAGCCCAGGAGTATAATTGATATTTGGGCTGTGTTAATGATCTTTGAGCAAAAACAATTGGGCCAGTTAAACATAAACCATAACTGCAAGAGGTTTCTAGAAATAAAACCATCTCAGCGTGacatcatctaaaaaatttctttacttCTCATATTGTGAAAACAGCTACTGTTTAATTGTCTATGATGACTCCATATACAATAATTCAGCCGTTGATTATTAGTGTATTAAAAGCTAGAACGTGTCAATTTCCAAGCCATTCAACGAGAACTTTGGacttaataaaagtaaaaaaaaaaattcaaaatatttatgatgCCTTTCATAGTTTGTGCTTTGTACCATTTCAATAGTATCAATAGTACATAATAATAAAGCATGGGGCTGCAGTATTAGTATTACATTATCTGCCTACTCACACAGGAAAACCAGATTTGTATTTGTATAATTGTATTCTTTCAATTGCATAATAgttataattaacatttaacacttttttttcttcgagTTATAGCATGTGATTGAATGTATATGCATGTGCATCCGATATAATTGAAGGCAGAGTTTCAATGTAATGGTAGAGACGTCTTAAATTCTCCTTTGCAATGGTAATCCTGTCAACCACATCACTGTTGCCAATTACCACCCATAAATCTTTAGGACTGATCCTCTTCAGGCTTCCACGGCAAAATGGGCATGATTCTGATCTCATATACCTGAAATTTTCATCTGTTACATTTTGCTATGCCAACAAAAATAATCTTATGTCCTACTACAACATCTTCATgttatatactttttgtttcTAACATATCACATGCACGtacatttttatttagtattttctcaataatatattaaaaagataatttaaatataacttttgttgtttgtattttgtcaaATTCCTAATTTTGGtcctattttttcaaaataaagaaaactagtccttctattttaaaaatttataattttgatccaatattaaattttgcttatatttatttcttctatttattatattttaattaattaaattattttttgatgatCCCTTAAATAAACATGTTAGGTCTAAGGTTTaattgaatcaaaataaaacataaacaaaatataaaattaaatcaaaattatgaattttttaaaatataaaaatcatgtctattaaaaaataaatgaaccaAAATTGAGGTTAAAAACATTAGAGGATGTTTTAAGTATAGTGTGGCATTTGACAATACCAATCATGGAAGCAGCTAATGCACAAAGAGTGTCCACAATTAGGCAGAACCATCTTCATGCCGTTTTCCATGCATATGCCACATTCTTCATCTCCCTCTAGATCTTTATTGAGAACCTTTGCAAGCCTCTTTCTGCTCACTTCTACACAACTGTTTCTTTGATCATTATTAAACTCGCCTTGAAGTAACCTTAATGAAGGGTATATGACAGCTGCAAAAGCATGCCATCATCAAAGTTGATTCAAAGTTTTAATAGAAAAAGGCAGCAAGATAACTAGATACATGTAAATATGTAACACTAACACATACCATAAAATTCCTTTATAGttgctttc
Encoded proteins:
- the LOC114396005 gene encoding E3 ubiquitin-protein ligase AIRP2-like, which gives rise to MWQNQPSNSSFSDSVKALQDDIQHANTLASALPRDYDGNYFQMKLSYSPFAPIFLFLSEWLDFSCTDTLPMYLGLLHILIFNVYADGMPSISSKERKATIKEFYAVIYPSLRLLQGEFNNDQRNSCVEVSRKRLAKVLNKDLEGDEECGICMENGMKMVLPNCGHSLCISCFHDWYMRSESCPFCRGSLKRISPKDLWVVIGNSDVVDRITIAKENLRRLYHYIETLPSIISDAHAYTFNHML